Proteins from a single region of Candidatus Bathyarchaeota archaeon:
- a CDS encoding radical SAM protein, which produces MPETKLKNKTELPAQVRVSVGTAIVLGLLEGKMDAEPTTAYLMTHKTGKCSANCGFCPQARGSKSNTELLSRVTWPAFPTAKVLKALSVTSDKEKIKRVCIQALNYPSVFVHLVALVKEIKKHAAVPVSVSCQPLNKENMKLLAKAGVDRLGIALDAATKALFDKVKGKDAGGTYSWESQFRLLNDANAVFGRGNVSTHLILGLGETEKEAVAIIQKCVDMSVLPALFAFTPVRGTAMEEKLPPPLESYRRVQLARHLIVNGKARVEDMRFNDEGTIICFGVTRQNLEAEIDSGLAFRTSGCPDCNRPFYNEKPSGPIYNYPTTLSRKETEKVKRQLLF; this is translated from the coding sequence TTGCCAGAAACAAAACTCAAAAACAAAACTGAACTGCCAGCGCAAGTTCGAGTTTCCGTAGGCACTGCCATCGTTCTTGGTCTTCTGGAAGGAAAAATGGATGCGGAGCCCACAACGGCATACCTAATGACGCACAAGACTGGCAAGTGCTCAGCAAACTGTGGTTTCTGCCCGCAAGCAAGAGGCAGCAAAAGCAATACTGAACTTTTGTCCAGAGTCACATGGCCAGCCTTCCCAACCGCCAAAGTTCTAAAAGCGCTAAGCGTAACATCGGATAAGGAAAAAATCAAGCGAGTCTGCATCCAAGCCCTAAATTACCCCAGCGTTTTTGTTCATCTTGTTGCGTTAGTTAAAGAAATCAAAAAACACGCCGCCGTTCCTGTCTCGGTTTCTTGTCAACCCCTCAACAAAGAAAACATGAAGCTACTGGCAAAAGCAGGCGTTGACAGGTTAGGCATAGCACTAGATGCCGCAACCAAGGCACTGTTCGACAAAGTTAAGGGCAAAGACGCAGGCGGCACCTATTCTTGGGAAAGCCAATTCCGTCTTCTCAACGATGCGAACGCTGTTTTTGGAAGAGGCAACGTTAGCACTCATTTGATTCTTGGGTTAGGCGAAACCGAGAAAGAAGCTGTTGCGATTATTCAGAAATGCGTTGACATGAGCGTATTGCCAGCGCTTTTTGCTTTTACACCAGTGCGCGGCACAGCAATGGAAGAAAAATTGCCTCCACCTTTGGAGTCTTATAGGCGTGTTCAACTTGCCAGACACTTAATCGTCAATGGGAAAGCTAGAGTTGAGGATATGCGCTTTAATGATGAAGGCACCATTATCTGTTTCGGGGTAACAAGGCAAAATTTGGAAGCTGAAATCGACAGTGGCTTGGCTTTTCGAACTTCTGGTTGTCCTGACTGTAATCGTCCGTTTTACAATGAAAAGCCCAGTGGTCCCATCTACAATTATCCCACGACTCTTAGCCGAAAAGAAACAGAGAAGGTAAAGAGGCAACTTTTGTTTTAG
- a CDS encoding CDP-alcohol phosphatidyltransferase family protein yields the protein MKYLIVIPTAITSLRIAFLPLFFFLFNEGNATSCLLLFAFCVATDSVDGYLARKLNVTSKFGAYYDATTDFSFVIGIFAIFYVSGLYPVWLLLLIIAAFGQFLVTSHYAKKIYDPVGRYLGSALYIGIALTLISPVQAMFSFVQFAFMGFFLLSLTSRIISLTRKNV from the coding sequence ATGAAATACCTAATCGTTATCCCAACGGCGATAACTTCGCTACGAATCGCATTTCTCCCGCTCTTCTTTTTCCTCTTTAATGAAGGCAATGCGACTTCATGTTTGCTTCTGTTTGCTTTTTGTGTAGCCACAGACTCAGTGGACGGCTACTTAGCCAGAAAGCTCAATGTGACCTCAAAGTTTGGCGCTTACTATGACGCTACAACTGACTTTAGTTTCGTAATTGGTATATTTGCAATCTTTTACGTTAGCGGATTGTACCCCGTTTGGTTACTTCTACTCATAATCGCAGCGTTTGGTCAATTCTTAGTTACAAGTCACTATGCCAAAAAAATCTATGACCCAGTAGGCAGGTACCTGGGAAGTGCACTCTATATAGGTATAGCCTTAACCTTAATTTCACCAGTACAAGCAATGTTTAGCTTTGTTCAGTTTGCCTTTATGGGCTTCTTTTTGCTCTCACTCACAAGCCGCATAATCAGCTTAACTAGAAAAAACGTTTAA
- a CDS encoding PadR family transcriptional regulator, giving the protein MKGNNAKYVLLGLLSHNPMSGYDIKKSVATRMSYFWDLSYGQIYPTLKELEKNKLITKKVEINQNGPNRKVYTITATGIKELQAWLVKPAKKEVHKYEFLLKLIFGDQAYPELNQKHIEEFKDRNQKTLQTMNLFLENIKPILNQNESHFYVLLTILLGKSISQASVEWADTALKMLKEHAKAEVKT; this is encoded by the coding sequence ATGAAAGGCAACAACGCAAAATATGTTCTCCTGGGCCTCTTAAGCCACAACCCCATGAGCGGATATGACATAAAAAAATCCGTGGCAACACGCATGAGTTACTTTTGGGACCTAAGCTACGGACAAATCTACCCAACACTAAAAGAACTTGAAAAAAACAAGCTCATAACCAAAAAAGTAGAAATCAACCAAAATGGTCCCAACCGCAAAGTCTACACAATCACCGCTACAGGAATCAAAGAACTGCAAGCTTGGCTTGTCAAACCTGCAAAAAAAGAAGTTCACAAGTACGAGTTTCTGCTTAAACTAATCTTTGGCGACCAAGCTTATCCAGAATTAAACCAAAAACACATTGAAGAGTTCAAGGACAGAAACCAAAAAACCCTGCAGACCATGAATCTCTTCCTTGAAAACATCAAACCAATCTTAAACCAAAACGAATCCCACTTTTACGTGTTACTCACGATTCTGCTTGGCAAGAGCATATCTCAAGCCAGCGTAGAGTGGGCAGACACAGCATTAAAAATGCTCAAGGAACACGCAAAAGCGGAGGTGAAAACTTGA
- a CDS encoding DUF447 family protein produces MAQLTDLGFVKGVIFETILSTYNSDGTPNAAPMGITMQNQQKLTFNLFDSSATSRNLRANKCGVINLTSNIELFYKTAFKEANPNGKLPTEWFEKSQTVNAPKLRLADATVEVTVAGIESLDDEKNRVFLNVERIDAVRSYPQVYNRAMALTLEAIIHATRVKAFINSPQEKERVGKLLEMIKNSDEIVNRVAPNSAYSTVMADLTKRIDSWRNRQ; encoded by the coding sequence ATGGCACAGTTAACTGATTTAGGCTTCGTGAAAGGCGTAATTTTTGAGACCATACTTTCAACCTACAACAGTGATGGAACACCCAACGCTGCACCCATGGGCATTACCATGCAGAACCAGCAAAAACTCACGTTCAACCTGTTTGATTCCTCAGCAACCAGCCGAAACCTCAGAGCCAACAAATGCGGAGTCATAAACCTAACAAGCAACATAGAGCTTTTCTACAAAACCGCCTTCAAAGAAGCAAACCCAAACGGAAAACTACCCACGGAGTGGTTTGAGAAATCACAAACCGTTAATGCCCCTAAGTTGCGCTTGGCTGATGCAACAGTTGAAGTTACAGTTGCAGGCATAGAGTCGCTTGACGATGAGAAAAATAGAGTCTTCTTGAATGTGGAGCGGATTGATGCCGTGAGGAGTTATCCGCAAGTTTACAACCGTGCGATGGCATTAACTTTGGAAGCCATAATCCATGCTACCCGCGTAAAAGCGTTCATCAACAGTCCCCAAGAAAAAGAACGTGTTGGCAAGCTTTTGGAAATGATTAAAAACAGCGATGAAATTGTAAACCGCGTAGCTCCCAACTCAGCGTATTCTACGGTTATGGCTGATTTAACGAAAAGAATCGACTCTTGGAGGAATAGGCAGTGA